cgtattgtttcaaatttgtcctaattctaaaaattatatataaaataaatatttttaaggaattataatataattgaaaaaaataatattttaatataactttttcgaaaatatttatgtattatatattgaATTCTATAGAATTAGAATCAAATTAAGATAATatgtaaatgttaaaatattactttttaaaatttatggctAAATTGACACATGTAAAAATTGAtagttaaatatattattatatcgaTTTTTGAACTACCACCTcacacttttttaaaaaatttaaccacACTTAAcggaaataaaacaaataaaaccaaaCTCAATTAATCAAGTaactatttgaaagtttaaaaaattggtgatcaaaaaagaaattattgggGAACTTGCAgtgtaatttaccatttttagttaaggtttttttatgattgttttgttatgaaaattagttaatttaattttaatatttaaataacttaattaatattGACATTATTGTctatctaaaaaaatataattttaaataaacttgaatgtatttacccttttatttaagAATTTATCAAATAACGACTTTTTTTTATTACTCAAttctaaaaaattacaattttcaaCGATAGTTGGATTGGATGCACTTAATCGTAATTTGctagtaataatttttttaacatgtaAACTTAATTCACGCACCATTACGTCACATAATATATTTTCAATGGAAGGAAGTTTCCAGGTAAGGAAGTTCGAAGTAGTATTAGTCCGGTTTTTTTATAACCTAATCTCTTCTTTTTCTTATGGAAAACGCCTTGGTCCATTAAGTCTCCTTCCGAATTTTCTTCTTTGACTGCCactctctcttttattttttctacCCAACCCCCAAATTTGCTCCagttctttttttaatataatatatatttttctctaattctaaatcatgtgaAATAAAGTTTGTTTTGTGATCAATTTTTGCTTTCTTGTTgagaaagctttttttttttcaatcataaagaaaaaaaaaagagaatttttttatCATCAAGAGAGATGACAGTGGCGGCGAAAGCTGCGACGACTGATTCATGTTTTGGCGAGGATCAAGTGTGGCCACCGGGGTTTAGGTTTCACCCAACTGACGAGGAGCTGGTTCTTTATTATTTAAAGAGAAAGATCTGTAGAAGAAAGCTCAAACTTGATATCATAAGGGAAACTGATGTTTACAAGTGGGATCCTGAGGAGTTGCCTGGtaaaattttctctctttttctaaccctcaaattattatttgattcttGGCTACATGTTTAGTTTAACTGATAATTGAGCAAATATATCCGTTGACTTCGTTTCCCTTTTATTaaattgctttttcttttttttgtgggtttgttttgattttaattgttATTGTTTTGTTTATCGTATGGGTTTGTATTGTGAAGAATATGTGGGCTATTCGTTTTTGTATGTTGAAATTGCTGTTTTtatctcttcattttttttcttattcatttTAGAACATCCTTGGATTACGTTGACTTTGGTTTGTGCAATAATTCTACTGTTTGTTTGTATGGATTTTTATGATGGAACTATTGGCCTAAATGATTTATTCAGGCTCCATAGTCCTTAAATCAGATTAACCAATGGGGTTTTCAGATGTCTCAATGATTCGTTAGAACAGTGGTTTGTTTTTTGTTCCTATTCGAGGCTCTTGATTCTATTTGTCTTTTAGATGGACTGCTTGTTTGAAAAACTTCAAGCAGTAGCTAACGTTTGTTGGTTCCTACTTTCCGATTTTGCTTTATTTGTTGTATTAGCGGCTTTCTAATGAGCGAAAAATATGTTATACAGCACAATCAATACTGAAGTCTGGAGATAGACAATGGTTCTTCTTCAGTCCAAGAGACAGGAAATATCCTAATGCAGCAAGGTCAAACAGGGCAACTGGACACGGGTATTGGAAGGCAACAGGAAAGGATCGTACTGTTACCTGTAATTCTCGGACTGTTGGAGTCAAGAAAACGTTGGTTTTCTACAGAGGGCGTGCACCTATTGGTGAGCGAACTGATTGGGTGATGCATGAGTATACCCTTGATGAAGAGGAGCTCAAGAGATGCCAGAACGTAAAGGTATGCGGCTGAAGAAGTTTGCCAAGAAACTTTTCTAGTTTTAGTcctgtatattttctttttattatttctctGTTTCTCTTTTGCATTTCAGGACTATTATGCTCTTTATAAGTTGTACAAAAAAAGTGGACCTGGCCCTAAAAACGGAGAGCAGTATGGGGCACCATTTAAAGAGGAAGAATGGGCAGATGAGGAATATGCTAGTAAAGCAGTAGATGTAATCACCCCTGTCAAACAACCAAATGAGGCCATTCCTGATGACATTGTAAAAGCTAAAAATCAAATTCAATCGCCATTGAATGATATTGAAGAGTTTATGAGGCAATTCACTGCTGAGCCTGCACTTCCCCAGGCACAAGCTCATTTTGACAATATATTGCCTCGGCTTGCTGGTGAAGAAGAGATACAAAGTACTTTGCTGGACACATCTCCGAGGGATGTACTCCTTCCTAAGCCACTTGAGGTTGTACATGACCATGCAAGCTTTGAACTCTCCCAGTCACCTACATCTCGTTTGCAGTTGCTAGAGGCACCTGAGGTCACTTCTGTTTCTGATCAGTTTGAACAAATTCCACAAATATGTGAAGAGGACTTCCTGGAAATTGATGATCTCACCTCCAATGTTGAGAAACCTGTGGAGAATGGGCTGCAGTTCAATGACTGGGATGGACTGGGTGAATTTGATCTCTACCGTGATGCAGCAATGTTTCTACAGGACATTGGACCTATTGAACAAGGAATAGTTCCATTCTCATATACTGAAAATATGATAAATCAGGTAAGTTACCCATTGGAACCGCAATTGCAACACCAGTCAAATACCAATCATATGGATCAAGAACTACAGTTCCAATTGAATGCCACTGGTTTTGATAAGCAGTTGCAGCTTCAACCGAATGCCTTTGGGAATAATCAACAGGTGCAGTCTCAATTGAATACAATCAGTGATAATCAGCCTCAATTGAATGCCTTCGAGGATGGTATATTAAATCAGGTCGGTTATCAATTTCATTCCTCTGCAAATAACATGATGGATCAGCAATTGGTACCAAATTCAACTGTGGATCAGGTGGATTACCAGTTGCCGTTCCAGTCTTTTGGAAATGAGATGGAGCGACAGCTCCAAGCGGATCAGATCAATGGTTCAATTTGGACAAATGATCAGAGTGGTGATGTCTTTACTCCATCAGGATCGAATCTTGGGAATGCCTCTTCAAGTTCAGGTAGAACACGT
The sequence above is drawn from the Gossypium hirsutum isolate 1008001.06 chromosome A05, Gossypium_hirsutum_v2.1, whole genome shotgun sequence genome and encodes:
- the LOC107957703 gene encoding NAC domain-containing protein 17 isoform X2, with protein sequence MTVAAKAATTDSCFGEDQVWPPGFRFHPTDEELVLYYLKRKICRRKLKLDIIRETDVYKWDPEELPAQSILKSGDRQWFFFSPRDRKYPNAARSNRATGHGYWKATGKDRTVTCNSRTVGVKKTLVFYRGRAPIGERTDWVMHEYTLDEEELKRCQNVKDYYALYKLYKKSGPGPKNGEQYGAPFKEEEWADEEYASKAVDVITPVKQPNEAIPDDIVKAKNQIQSPLNDIEEFMRQFTAEPALPQAQAHFDNILPRLAGEEEIQSTLLDTSPRDVLLPKPLEVVHDHASFELSQSPTSRLQLLEAPEVTSVSDQFEQIPQICEEDFLEIDDLTSNVEKPVENGLQFNDWDGLGEFDLYRDAAMFLQDIGPIEQGIVPFSYTENMINQLQLQPNAFGNNQQVQSQLNTISDNQPQLNAFEDGILNQVGYQFHSSANNMMDQQLVPNSTVDQVDYQLPFQSFGNEMERQLQADQINGSIWTNDQSGDVFTPSGSNLGNASSSSGLVYNGNNQDEGDKKGEGASRFSTALWSFVDSIPTTPASASESPLVNRAFERMSSFSRLRMNVRNTNALTVNGVTTARRRSRNKGFFLFSILGALCAILWFLIGMVRVVRSSISS
- the LOC107957703 gene encoding NAC domain-containing protein 16 isoform X1, producing MTVAAKAATTDSCFGEDQVWPPGFRFHPTDEELVLYYLKRKICRRKLKLDIIRETDVYKWDPEELPAQSILKSGDRQWFFFSPRDRKYPNAARSNRATGHGYWKATGKDRTVTCNSRTVGVKKTLVFYRGRAPIGERTDWVMHEYTLDEEELKRCQNVKDYYALYKLYKKSGPGPKNGEQYGAPFKEEEWADEEYASKAVDVITPVKQPNEAIPDDIVKAKNQIQSPLNDIEEFMRQFTAEPALPQAQAHFDNILPRLAGEEEIQSTLLDTSPRDVLLPKPLEVVHDHASFELSQSPTSRLQLLEAPEVTSVSDQFEQIPQICEEDFLEIDDLTSNVEKPVENGLQFNDWDGLGEFDLYRDAAMFLQDIGPIEQGIVPFSYTENMINQVSYPLEPQLQHQSNTNHMDQELQFQLNATGFDKQLQLQPNAFGNNQQVQSQLNTISDNQPQLNAFEDGILNQVGYQFHSSANNMMDQQLVPNSTVDQVDYQLPFQSFGNEMERQLQADQINGSIWTNDQSGDVFTPSGSNLGNASSSSGLVYNGNNQDEGDKKGEGASRFSTALWSFVDSIPTTPASASESPLVNRAFERMSSFSRLRMNVRNTNALTVNGVTTARRRSRNKGFFLFSILGALCAILWFLIGMVRVVRSSISS